From the genome of Miscanthus floridulus cultivar M001 chromosome 10, ASM1932011v1, whole genome shotgun sequence, one region includes:
- the LOC136487976 gene encoding uncharacterized protein: protein MPPVETKARLKRGRRWRTWRRALQPTTGNGARARRRGAGLGEGAAAAARRGEGAGSAVGAAETTRRGEGAVARGGEARARARRGAAARGRRCLGAGAEAAVAWARRWHWQGEGDRGRRERSGASLDISELGARVTGAELGAKIYGAELGASHSGAEPPGRHAQELGASDGGAKLGTIHPGAEPRVHFRDSFRQGSICEKLSKKGQIVKNSALPSIPHFSSQRPSSPGSTAAGVLCLLPGASPRASMATSTKPRRRAAPAPVPLSLDPPAQPLRLDPPEGKARALPAAAPPAAGARAAAGASSAGRGSAGRGSELRAAWGQSRRCLRVIEEARAGRRGRWQLGAMACASVGCFVASSVGASSALLGARAADASASSRKQGPGAVAAGSLGPWLAPPSAASSPRPSTASRASPALAHLSLLRRLLPLSSKQSSLPAL, encoded by the coding sequence atgCCACCGGTGGAGACCAAGGCGAGGCTAAAgcgaggacggcggtggaggaCTTGGCGGCGGGCGCTGCAGCCAACCACGGGCAACGgcgcgagggcacggcggcgcggtgcgggctTGGGCGAgggagcagcggcggcagcgCGGCGCGGTGAGGGCGCGGGCTCGGCCGTCGGAGCAGCAGAGACGACGCGGCGTGGCGAGGGCGCGGTGGCGCGGGGCGGCGAggcacgggcgcgggcgcggcgcggggcggcAGCGCGCGGTCGCCGCTGCCTAGGCGCGGGCGCGGAGGCGGCGGTGGCATGGGCAAGGCGGTGGCATTGGCAGGGCGAGGGCgatagaggaagaagagagcggagCGGCGCGAGCCTAGATATttctgagctcggcgccagagtgactggcgccgagctcggcgccaagatctacggcgccgagctcggcgccagtcactctggcgccgagccccctggcaggcatgcccaggagctcggcgctagTGACGGTGGAGCCAAGCTCGGCACCATTCACCCTGGCGCCGAGCCCAGGGTCCATTTCCGGGATTCTTTTCGCcaagggtctatttgtgagaaactttcaaaaaagggccaaatagtaaaaaattcggccctCCCGAGCATCCCGCACTTCTCTTCCCAGCGCCCCTCCTCTCCCGGATCCACCGCAGCGGGCGTGCTCTGCCTCCTCCCCGGAGCGTCGCCTCGGGCAAGCATGGCCACCTCGACGAAGCCCCGGCGGCGAGCAGCACCAGCTCCGGTCCCGCTCAGCCTCGATCCGCCCGCTCAACCACTTCGCCTCGATCCGCCGGAGGGGAAGGCGCGGGCTCTGCCAGCCGCGGCTCCGCCGGCCGCGGGAGCGAGGGCAGCCGCTGGAGCGAGCTCCGCCGGGCGCGGCTCTGCGGGCCGTGGGAGCGAGCTCCGCGCTGCTTGGGGCCAGAGCCGCCGATGCCTCCGCGTCATCGAGGAAGCAAGGGCCGGGCGTCGTGGCCGCTGGCAGCTTGGGGCCATGGCTTGCGCCTCCGTCGGCTGCTTCGTCGCCTCGTCCGTGGGAGCGAGCTCCGCGCTGCTTGGGGCCAGAGCCGCCGATGCCTCCGCGTCGTCGAGGAAGCAAGGGCCGGGCGCCGTGGCCGCTGGCAGCTTGGGGCCATGGCTTGCGCCTCCGTCGGCTGCTTCGTCACCTCGTCCGTCAACAGCTAGTCGTGCCTCCCCAGCGCTTGCGCATCTGTCGTTGCTTCGTCGCCTCCTGCCCCTCAGCAGCAAGCAGTCGAGCCTCCCAGCACTGTAG